Proteins encoded together in one Amblyomma americanum isolate KBUSLIRL-KWMA chromosome 1, ASM5285725v1, whole genome shotgun sequence window:
- the LOC144133411 gene encoding uncharacterized protein LOC144133411 isoform X2, with amino-acid sequence MQWDGSRHAASQADRERCLVSFDTWPEEVQTQFVEELLARMSHCQHSRISTFLMPMRQRDFISLLPKKGLDHVAEAILSYLDARSLCAAEAVCREWRRVVAEGGLWRKLMERRVSTDPLWRGLAERRGLVQYLFKPPPGEPHPDHMFYRRLYPRIIQDIESIENNWRFGRHNLQRINCRSENSKGVYCLQYDDTKIVSGLRDNTIKIWDRASLQCVKVLTGHTGAVLCLQYDDKVIISGSYDSTVRVWDVKTGEMVNTLIHHREAVLHLRFKYDMMVTCSKDHSIAVWDMVTPREINLRRVLVGHRAAVNVVDFDERYVVSASADRTIKVWGTPNCEFVRTLNGHKRGIACLQYRDRLVVSGSSDNTIRLWDIECGACLRVLEGHEELVRCIRFDTKRIVSGAYDGEIKVWDLAAALDPRAPAGTLCLRTLVAHSGRVFRLQFDDFQIVSSSGDDTILIWDFMLAPAV; translated from the exons ATGCAGTGGGACGGTTCCCGGCATGCAGCATCGCAGGCTGACCGTGAGCGCTGCCTCGTCTCTTTTGATACCTGGCCAGAAGAAGTGCAGACTCAGTTTGTTGAGGAGCTGCTTGCACGCATGTCTCACTGCCAACATTCACGCATCAGCACTTTCCTGATGCCGATGCGGCAGCGAGACTTCATCTCCCTACTGCCAAAGAAGGG GCTAGACCACGTTGCTGAAGCAATTCTGTCTTACTTGGATGCACGCAGCTTGTGTGCTGCTGAGGCAGTATGCAG GGAATGGCGCCGCGTGGTAGCCGAGGGAGGTCTTTGGCGCAAGCTGATGGAACGACGAGTCTCGACGGACCCTCTTTGGCGTGGTCTAGCGGAGAGGCGGGGCTTGGTGCAGTACCTCTTCAAGCCACCACCAGGCGAGCCCCATCCTGACCACATGTTCTACAG GCGTCTATACCCACGCATTATCCAAGACATTGAGAGCATCGAGAACAACTGGAGGTTTGGAAGGCACAACCTCCAACGCATCAACTGCCGCTCTGAGAATTCCAAGGGTGTCTACTGCCTGCAGTATGATGACACTAAGATTGTCTCTGGCCTGCGAGATAACACAATTAAGATATGGGACAGGGCGTCCTTGCAGTGTGTCAAG GTGCTGACAGGTCACACAGGCGCTGTGCTGTGTCTGCAGTATGATGACAAGGTCATCATCTCTGGGTCATATGATTCTACTGTCCG TGTCTGGGATGTGAAGACAGGCGAGATGGTGAACACCCTGATCCACCATCGTGAGGCTGTGCTGCATTTGCGCTTCAAATATGACATGATGGTCACCTGCTCTAAA GACCACTCCATTGCTGTCTGGGACATGGTGACCCCTCGTGAGATCAACTTGCGGCGAGTGCTTGTTGGCCATCGGGCTGCAGTGAATGTGGTGGACTTCGATGAACGTTATGTGGTGTCTGCCTCGGCAGATCGCACCATCAAAGTTTGGGGGACACCAAACTGTGAGTTTGTACGGACCCTCAATGGGCACAAGCGTGGAATTGCCTGCCTGCAGTATCGAGACAGGCTGGTGGTATCTGGCAGCTCAGACAATACAATTAG GCTCTGGGACATTGAATGTGGCGCCTGCCTGCGAGTGCTTGAAGGCCACGAAGAACTAGTGCGCTGCATCCGCTTTGACACTAAGCGCATAGTGTCGGGTGCCTATGATGGCGAGATCAAAGTTTGGGACCTAGCTGCAGCCCTGGACCCTCGGGCACCAGCAGGAACTCTCTGCCTACGCACTCTTGTG GCGCACAGTGGCCGAGTGTTTCGGCTGCAGTTCGACGACTTTCAAATTGTGTCATCGTCTGGGGATGACACCATCCTCATCTGGGACTTCATGCTTGCACCTGCCGTCTGA
- the LOC144133411 gene encoding uncharacterized protein LOC144133411 isoform X1: MQWDGSRHAASQADRERCLVSFDTWPEEVQTQFVEELLARMSHCQHSRISTFLMPMRQRDFISLLPKKGLDHVAEAILSYLDARSLCAAEAVCREWRRVVAEGGLWRKLMERRVSTDPLWRGLAERRGLVQYLFKPPPGEPHPDHMFYRRLYPRIIQDIESIENNWRFGRHNLQRINCRSENSKGVYCLQYDDTKIVSGLRDNTIKIWDRASLQCVKVLTGHTGAVLCLQYDDKVIISGSYDSTVRVWDVKTGEMVNTLIHHREAVLHLRFKYDMMVTCSKDHSIAVWDMVTPREINLRRVLVGHRAAVNVVDFDERYVVSASADRTIKVWGTPNCEFVRTLNGHKRGIACLQYRDRLVVSGSSDNTIRLWDIECGACLRVLEGHEELVRCIRFDTKRIVSGAYDGEIKVWDLAAALDPRAPAGTLCLRTLVVRAVCWCSQPCLFLIASMSASQAHSGRVFRLQFDDFQIVSSSGDDTILIWDFMLAPAV, translated from the exons ATGCAGTGGGACGGTTCCCGGCATGCAGCATCGCAGGCTGACCGTGAGCGCTGCCTCGTCTCTTTTGATACCTGGCCAGAAGAAGTGCAGACTCAGTTTGTTGAGGAGCTGCTTGCACGCATGTCTCACTGCCAACATTCACGCATCAGCACTTTCCTGATGCCGATGCGGCAGCGAGACTTCATCTCCCTACTGCCAAAGAAGGG GCTAGACCACGTTGCTGAAGCAATTCTGTCTTACTTGGATGCACGCAGCTTGTGTGCTGCTGAGGCAGTATGCAG GGAATGGCGCCGCGTGGTAGCCGAGGGAGGTCTTTGGCGCAAGCTGATGGAACGACGAGTCTCGACGGACCCTCTTTGGCGTGGTCTAGCGGAGAGGCGGGGCTTGGTGCAGTACCTCTTCAAGCCACCACCAGGCGAGCCCCATCCTGACCACATGTTCTACAG GCGTCTATACCCACGCATTATCCAAGACATTGAGAGCATCGAGAACAACTGGAGGTTTGGAAGGCACAACCTCCAACGCATCAACTGCCGCTCTGAGAATTCCAAGGGTGTCTACTGCCTGCAGTATGATGACACTAAGATTGTCTCTGGCCTGCGAGATAACACAATTAAGATATGGGACAGGGCGTCCTTGCAGTGTGTCAAG GTGCTGACAGGTCACACAGGCGCTGTGCTGTGTCTGCAGTATGATGACAAGGTCATCATCTCTGGGTCATATGATTCTACTGTCCG TGTCTGGGATGTGAAGACAGGCGAGATGGTGAACACCCTGATCCACCATCGTGAGGCTGTGCTGCATTTGCGCTTCAAATATGACATGATGGTCACCTGCTCTAAA GACCACTCCATTGCTGTCTGGGACATGGTGACCCCTCGTGAGATCAACTTGCGGCGAGTGCTTGTTGGCCATCGGGCTGCAGTGAATGTGGTGGACTTCGATGAACGTTATGTGGTGTCTGCCTCGGCAGATCGCACCATCAAAGTTTGGGGGACACCAAACTGTGAGTTTGTACGGACCCTCAATGGGCACAAGCGTGGAATTGCCTGCCTGCAGTATCGAGACAGGCTGGTGGTATCTGGCAGCTCAGACAATACAATTAG GCTCTGGGACATTGAATGTGGCGCCTGCCTGCGAGTGCTTGAAGGCCACGAAGAACTAGTGCGCTGCATCCGCTTTGACACTAAGCGCATAGTGTCGGGTGCCTATGATGGCGAGATCAAAGTTTGGGACCTAGCTGCAGCCCTGGACCCTCGGGCACCAGCAGGAACTCTCTGCCTACGCACTCTTGTGGTAAGGGCAGTTTGTTGGTGCTCTCAGCCCTGCCTGTTTCTAATTGCCTCTATGTCTGCCTCTCAGGCGCACAGTGGCCGAGTGTTTCGGCTGCAGTTCGACGACTTTCAAATTGTGTCATCGTCTGGGGATGACACCATCCTCATCTGGGACTTCATGCTTGCACCTGCCGTCTGA